Below is a genomic region from Botrytis cinerea B05.10 chromosome 2, complete sequence.
GTCCGGAGATTCCATCCAACCGAGGCAATATCCGTGGgacaatcaattcaattctgaGTTCACGATGATTATTTCAAACGCCGCGACTTACATCCCATCCCGTCccgtcccatcccatctcgaTGCTTTGCATCTTCCTCGGCTCCAAAGCAGAGTCGATTTCTGCGTAAGACGTACGTTTTTGGCGTTGTCATCGCAAAGCAATGCTCTCAAGCATTCCCAACAATATGCCAGGCCAATGATTCGTGTGACCATGGTGAAGACTCACAGCCACATCCGCATAGATATTGGAGGGGGCATGGCATTACTCGTGGACGATTATGAGTTTTGATCGAGTAATTATCGAGTAATGATCGAGTAACAAAATTGGATGGATTGAGTTGGCGCGGGCTCGTTCATGTATCAGCTAGGTAATCAGCTCCACGATAGGCTAAACTTAAGTCCGATCCGGCATCGGGATTCGCCTTGACTTGGAGCACTTTGGGCCCCTGGTGGACCTGGCGGACGATACGACAGACAACAGACAGCAGACAGCAGACAAACCCATGTACGTAGGTGAATATTCCACTCTGCACGGCTAACTTGCACGCACGAGGACCCAGGGAGCGAGGGAGCgagggaggggggaagggggaaggaaaaaagaaagaaatcccTCTGCAACCCATTTCTCTACTCCGGCACGATATCACGAGCACGCAGGACACAACATGCACAGCACATAAGACAAATTGATTGTGGCTTACATTATCACATTATCACATTATCACCGTCGCACAGCACACATGATTGATAATGAACGTCAAAATTGTTGGACGAAAATGACATTCCACGAATTCCACACCTCCACCACATCCACCACATCCACATTGAGCACATTGAGCACATTGAGCACATTGAGCACATTGAGCACATTGAGCACATGGAGGGAATGCGAGCagcttccttctccttgtGAAATATCCTCTTCACATGCCGAGATGTCCCGAGTGAAAACTTCCATTCCCCCAACATAGAAGGTCTAGCAGTGCCCATTCTTTCTAGCCTTCCGTACTAGGGAGCTGCTAGAAGCAATGCTTTACTCGATCAAAACACATCATAGGCCATGTTAAGGGTTCAAAGCATGTCCCGACCGCTTGTTCCTTACGCCAGggggaaagaaaatctttatttatgGAGCTCGAGACCGAGCTAGTCGCTTTTGCATCTTGACCCAGGATTGGGCTCATTGGCCAGATACTGATTAAGCTTGGTCGTATTAGGATCGAGTCTTTCAAACCCCTCGGATTGGTCGTTGACAAGAAAGATAAGGGATTCTCGATGTTCATGATAACGATTTTGCCGTGGGAATATCTACATTTTCGGATTATGCCACCATGGCATAGCTACGGACTGTGACCGCATCATACGGAAATGCACTCCACATTCCAGTAAGCCTATCGTAGTTGgattttttctatttctgttGATCCAACTTCCttatatctccatcttccctttccccagatttgaaaaaagttcttcaaattctAGAAATTCACTTCAACAAAGAAAGTTCCCCCCCTTCATTTCCCTTATCAGTTGTCCCAATCATTCTCGAATCTCTCTTATCTACCACGCCTCTTATCCCCCACGATAAGAGTTATTCCAGTGGATATTGTCTTGAATTGTACctcaatttatatcttccattCGTTCTGAAGATCCTCGTCATACTTTATTTTCCATTATTACAAAGGCCGTCAATATGACTACaacatacccatacccaacTCCCTCCGCTACACCACGCCACGATTCCCCATTACAACCCACAGTCCTCGTTTCTTCGAGAGCAGTCATCTTTGACGAGAATGACAATCTCATTGTCTCACCGGCAACCATTACAATCTCACCCTCAACCGGCAAGATTATATCCATCTTACCTACCGTTCTCCCACCCTCGAGTTTTCCGCCAAACACAGTTTACGTCGACCACACTCCTCATCTGATCCTTCCGGGGTTAGTCGATGCACATGTTCATCTTAATGAGCCAGGTCGAACCGAATGGGAAGGTTTCAGTACCGGTACCAAAGCTGCTGCATCAGGTGGTGTCACAACAGTCATTGATATGCCATTGAATGCCATTCCACCAACCACAACCCTGAATGGATtagaagaaaagatcaaggctGCACAAGGTCAATGCTGGGTTGATGTTGGATTTTATGGTGGAATCATACCTGGAAATGCTGAGGAGCTACTTCCGCTTGTTGAAGCAGGTGTCAGGGGGTTCAAGGGCTTTCTCATAGAGAGTGGTGTATGTATTTCCGTCGCCAGTCACAGCTGCAGTCactaataaaagtaataggTCGATGAATTCCCTGCCGTCTCTTCCGACGATATAGCTCTCGTACTCAAGACACTCAAAGATTCTTCTACAACACTCATGTTCCATGCGGAAATGATTCCACCCATAACAGCCTCCGTGGGTGATGACGTCCAAATATCCCTCCCACCTCTCCAGCCATCAGGACCACTGACAGCATACGACACATTCCTATCCTCCCGCCCTCCATCCTTCGAAACATACGCCGTTGATCAAATCCTCTCGCTTGCCCACCTCGCTCCTTCCCTTCATCTCCACATCGTCCACCTTTCAGCCATCGAAGCTATCCCTCTCCTCCGTGCAGCCCGTTCATCCGGTATAAACATTACTGCGGAGACTTGTTTCCACTACCTCGCTCTCGCATCCGAAGATGTAGCCGAAGGTGATACCCGTCATAAATGTTGTCCCCCAATTCGTTCTTCAGCCAACCGTGATGGTCTCTGGAGCGAACTCTCACACCCGGAATCCGTCATCAAAACTATCGTTAGCGACCACAGCCCATGTACTCCTGAACTCAAACTCCTTCCCGAGCATCTATCCCATGGCTGTGGCGCCATGCGCGACGACGCTAAAGGGGTTAACGGCGGATTATTaaaagatcaagaagctAAAGAAAAAGGCGATTTTTTCGCTTCTTGGGGAGGTATCTCTTCAGTTGGTCTTGGTCTTCCAATTCTGTGGACAGAAGCCACATCTCGTTCTcaagcttcatcttcttcctctatcGATATCCTTGATATCGTGAGGCTATGCGCTGTGAATACAGCCAAGCAAGTCGGGCTTCAGCACCGTAAAGGAGCGTTAAGACCAGGTTTCGATGCAGACATTTGTGTCTTCGAAGACAATCACGAGTGGCTTGTAGGCAGAGAAGAACTGCTTTTTAGAAACAAAGTTAGTCCATATACTGGAAAGACTATGAAGGGAAGAGTGAAGGAGACATGGGTTAGGGGAACTAAGGTCTACGAAAGGGGGGTCGGagagatgaatggaatgattgtTAGGAAAGAGGGTCCTGTTGGAAGGTTACTCTTGGAAAAGAGAACTGTTTAAACTTTAGATCTTAGATGAGGGAATActtggaatggatgggtgcTCAAGGTGTAACGatttatgatatgatttggaAGTTGCctgtatggtatggtatggtatggtatggcaTGGCATTGGTATGGGATATAATTGCATGTATGAGTGAATGGTATGGGGGAAAACTTGCATATCGATTTAGCATTTAAATTAGTAGCATATGTTTGAATTGTtatgaataaaaatttatgAAATAACTCGTATCTTTACTGaccatttcttttcattcttgattttaATCTCTCTTCGTCGAGTTTGAAATGTACTTTGTGGGACTTGCGATTGTGGCTGGGATATAGATGTGGCGTGAGGTCGAGGCTAATCCTAATACGGTTTGGCTTCAAACGTGACTccggaagagaaggagacaAATTCAGttattcttcattcaccGACTTACTTCAAACTTCCAGTTCTGTCTTCATATACTTAATCTATTGCtcgaaatatatatttattaatctcAGTACTATTTCAGTCTCAATTATCAGACAACATATCCAAAATTCCATTTCAGAAACCAAGCCAAGTCCAATAACCCCTGTCGTCACATAAGCATCCAAACCCTCATCATCCACGtgcatcacatcacaatgTCAGACTTTCTACCAACCGTACCTAGCTATCAACATCCCGCCACCTCAGCTACAGAGTACAAGATTACCACGCCTGCCACCACTGATCCCTCTCTTTCCCACGTATCCACATCCGAGAATCCGATTCTGCACCCCCGAAAATTCGATCTGGAAAGTGACACCGAATTGTACATGCATGAAAACCGCGTGATTCCTCGTCTCTTTTTCTACGAGCCCGAGGGCGAGTTGCAAATCTCgaggttgaagatgttgaaagaGGGTTATTTTGTGGGGCATCCGAGGACGTTGGTTTTTAGTGTTGCTGGAGCCGTGGCTCCCGTGAAAGGTGATGCTCTTCAGACCTTGGATCTCGGATTTGGGTTTCCTTCTGCTGCTGCTTCTGCTTCGGCGTCGAGAGATGCGGAGGAAAAATACAGAGCTGCGTATTCGGTGCATTTTGGACCGAAGTCTAGGTATAATACCACGGGTAAAGTGAAGGAGGTGGGGAGCAAAGTAGAGATGCAGAAGATTGCCGAATTGGCGGCTGCGTGTGAGGCATTGGAGTTCGTGGAGTCGCAGTGTAAGATGAGGGTTACGGGTTTTGAGGATGTTAGTGGGGAGATTGTAGCCGGAGGATTTGTGGTGGGAGTTACAAGTAGTACGAATTTGTGGTACGGGATCACAGAACATATTGTAGGTTTATTTTTCTTCTATTTCGCCTGAGAGTACGGGATAAGAATGGTAGATAGGGGTTGTCATATCCAGCTAGGTACTTTGGTTACATTGATCAAGACTATGCATCAAGCCTCCCCCACACCATCCTTCACCCCTTCAAACCAATCAATCGAACACTTCATAGATCAAGACTAATAGACCCACAGTACAAATGGAAGCGCAACGATTTCCACAACTCAAAGGGCAGCAAAGTGATTGGCGAAGATTTATGGAGAAGAATCGATGAATGTATGAATCGATTCGAGTTCAATCAGACGAGAGTCGCTTGGTTGTTATGTGAAAAGGAGGATAATGAGGCCTATGAGGCTGCTCAGAAGAAAGTCGCTGAAATTTAGTTGTGATTGGCGGATATTGACTGCTGATTGAGGATTTGTGTTTGAGCGATGATAGCAAGGAGGGTGGGTAAATTGGATGACCGGGAGAAAGGGGCTGTAGTAGCATGGAGCattgtatatgtatgatgtgtatatatgtatataggtttataagtataaaaatgtatatatttatcacGAGGTTCTAGAGATCCCCTCGCGTAAAGCCCCTGAATTGCGAAATTCTCAGGGGCATTCGAACGATGTAGCGTTTAGGAAAACTGGATAAGACATGGCACAAACGACCGATTTACAAACATTCTAAGCTGTAAGAAATTCACAGATTGCCCATCACCCAAATGCACCTTTCGGAAcctttttcaaaatactaataaGTCGCCTCATaccctccatcatcatttctAGCCAACTTTCCACATCCAAACACTCCTCCTTTCTCCATTCCAGATACccccctcttcatcatcagcccccccccccctttctcATTATTCATTCCCCTCTCAAACCTAACCCATCTAtctcctcaatctctcaatccaACTCTTCTTTCCACCGCTCAAACACTCATTTCACAATAACTCTCGTCCGTGCAAAAACTCCAACCCGCCACTTCCGATACACTCCTCTCGAAACAGAATATAATCCGCATCCATAcatatatgcatatatacAAAAGAGTTTTACAATATCACATCAACCCAAGGTATCGTAAATGGAGTCTTGAAATTTTTATACTGAAGTTTTCTGTTGTCGCTTTGAGGGTGAAAATATCTGTGTTGGAGAGAAAACGCGGTGTGGGCTttttttgatgtgatgtttttcgcaatatctatccatcctct
It encodes:
- the Bcdal1 gene encoding Bcdal1, coding for MTTTYPYPTPSATPRHDSPLQPTVLVSSRAVIFDENDNLIVSPATITISPSTGKIISILPTVLPPSSFPPNTVYVDHTPHLILPGLVDAHVHLNEPGRTEWEGFSTGTKAAASGGVTTVIDMPLNAIPPTTTLNGLEEKIKAAQGQCWVDVGFYGGIIPGNAEELLPLVEAGVRGFKGFLIESGVDEFPAVSSDDIALVLKTLKDSSTTLMFHAEMIPPITASVGDDVQISLPPLQPSGPLTAYDTFLSSRPPSFETYAVDQILSLAHLAPSLHLHIVHLSAIEAIPLLRAARSSGINITAETCFHYLALASEDVAEGDTRHKCCPPIRSSANRDGLWSELSHPESVIKTIVSDHSPCTPELKLLPEHLSHGCGAMRDDAKGVNGGLLKDQEAKEKGDFFASWGGISSVGLGLPILWTEATSRSQASSSSSIDILDIVRLCAVNTAKQVGLQHRKGALRPGFDADICVFEDNHEWLVGREELLFRNKVSPYTGKTMKGRVKETWVRGTKVYERGVGEMNGMIVRKEGPVGRLLLEKRTV